The following are encoded in a window of Nakamurella sp. A5-74 genomic DNA:
- a CDS encoding TetR family transcriptional regulator codes for MKSSGAPRPSRVGRRPGTASTREAVLAAARARFAADGFAGTTIRGVAGDAGVDASQVMQFFGSKNGLFAAVMEVPASALQRFDTAFEGPDEHLGERVVRAYLQAWDGPAAESEPLMAMLRSAVVTVTARDQLREFIQSRLVHGMAGRGDEAILRAGLAASLLIGVVVGRRVVGVPALVDAEMEVLVRTLGPSFQRLLVPEPALSSPDHEASQSRRRDHPCADQINGTGSTGTREDPQGSLM; via the coding sequence ATGAAGTCATCCGGTGCGCCGCGGCCGTCCCGCGTCGGGCGACGTCCCGGAACTGCCAGCACCCGGGAAGCCGTGCTGGCAGCCGCCCGGGCGAGATTCGCTGCCGACGGGTTCGCCGGGACGACCATCCGCGGTGTTGCTGGTGACGCCGGAGTGGATGCATCCCAGGTCATGCAGTTCTTCGGCTCCAAGAACGGCCTGTTCGCTGCGGTGATGGAAGTGCCCGCCTCAGCGCTGCAGCGATTCGACACGGCTTTCGAGGGCCCCGACGAGCACCTGGGGGAGCGGGTTGTGCGCGCCTACCTGCAGGCTTGGGACGGACCTGCTGCAGAATCAGAACCATTGATGGCGATGCTTCGAAGTGCAGTCGTCACTGTTACCGCACGGGATCAGCTGCGCGAGTTCATCCAGTCCCGGTTGGTACACGGTATGGCTGGGCGCGGGGACGAGGCAATCCTGCGTGCTGGCTTGGCGGCGTCGCTGCTGATCGGCGTCGTGGTGGGTCGACGGGTGGTGGGCGTGCCTGCTCTGGTCGATGCCGAGATGGAAGTGCTGGTCCGAACTCTCGGACCCTCGTTCCAACGGCTGCTTGTGCCCGAGCCCGCACTGTCCTCGCCCGACCATGAGGCGAGTCAGTCGCGGCGCCGGGACCACCCGTGCGCTGATCAGATCAATGGCACGGGATCCACCGGGACCCGAGAGGACCCGCAGGGTTCACTGATGTGA
- a CDS encoding CocE/NonD family hydrolase, translated as MVDDQKLYTASHPLPAPRTGQLTPFEPGTRTLEAGFQLAPQFKPLPVDIVLDKDVAVQLRDGVTIHVDVFRPAGTEPVPVLVAWSPYGKGQGSSVSVMGVFGLVGLGNEIVSGLEKFEAPDPAYWCAQGYAVCNPDIRGVVDSEGDSVLWDRQEGLDCYDLIEWLAVQDWCTGKVGMSGTSYLAVAQWFAAAEQPPHLVAINPWEGVSDVYRDLVLRGGMPDTGFAQQLQDGSFFGKNSKEDILAEVERYPLMTDLWENKIPAFEKITVPAYVVASYSNTLHTAGTFRAWRRMASEQKWLRIHNTQEWPDYYDEANVEDLRRFFDHYLKGVDNDWETTPVVRYSLLDLGGGDRVALPAEAFPPADVTSTKYYLDGRTRALTTTAPTAEVPVAYQADGNPAAASFITRFDQETMLAGYPKAHLWVEARGADDMDLFVLIQKLDAHGTPLQAFTVSNRSPMAHDLTDHGATILRYKGSDGRLRVSARHLDETLATADVPAHTFDRVEKLTDGQVVDIEIDLLPLGLLFRAGDQLRFIVSSRNLLGTLMPGIREYVGANAGTHVIHTGGDRASYLQLPVQEN; from the coding sequence ATGGTTGACGACCAGAAGCTGTACACCGCTTCGCATCCGCTGCCGGCGCCCAGGACCGGGCAGCTGACCCCCTTCGAGCCGGGCACCCGCACCCTGGAGGCCGGGTTCCAGCTGGCCCCCCAGTTCAAGCCGCTCCCGGTCGACATCGTCCTGGACAAGGACGTCGCGGTGCAGCTGCGGGACGGCGTCACCATCCACGTCGATGTGTTCCGCCCGGCCGGCACCGAGCCGGTGCCGGTGCTGGTGGCGTGGAGCCCGTACGGGAAGGGTCAGGGCAGCTCGGTCAGTGTGATGGGCGTGTTCGGACTGGTCGGTCTCGGCAACGAGATCGTCTCGGGGCTGGAGAAGTTCGAAGCTCCAGATCCGGCGTACTGGTGCGCCCAGGGCTACGCCGTCTGCAACCCGGACATCCGCGGCGTGGTCGACTCCGAGGGTGACAGCGTGCTGTGGGACCGGCAGGAAGGACTGGACTGCTACGACCTCATCGAATGGTTGGCCGTCCAGGACTGGTGCACCGGCAAGGTCGGCATGAGCGGCACCTCCTATCTGGCTGTCGCCCAATGGTTCGCCGCTGCCGAGCAGCCGCCGCACCTGGTCGCGATCAACCCGTGGGAGGGTGTCAGCGACGTCTACCGCGACCTCGTCCTCCGCGGCGGGATGCCGGACACCGGTTTCGCCCAGCAGCTGCAGGACGGCAGCTTCTTCGGAAAGAACTCGAAGGAGGACATCCTCGCCGAAGTCGAGCGGTACCCGCTGATGACCGATCTGTGGGAGAACAAGATCCCCGCGTTCGAGAAGATCACCGTGCCTGCCTACGTGGTCGCCAGTTACTCCAACACCCTGCACACCGCCGGCACGTTCCGGGCCTGGCGCCGGATGGCCTCCGAACAGAAGTGGCTGCGGATCCACAACACGCAGGAGTGGCCCGACTACTACGACGAGGCGAACGTGGAGGACCTCCGCCGCTTCTTCGACCACTACCTCAAGGGTGTCGACAACGATTGGGAGACAACGCCTGTCGTTCGCTACTCGCTGCTCGACCTCGGCGGAGGCGACCGGGTGGCACTGCCGGCCGAGGCGTTCCCACCCGCCGATGTCACGTCGACCAAGTACTACCTCGACGGTCGCACCCGGGCACTGACGACCACTGCTCCGACCGCCGAGGTCCCGGTGGCATACCAGGCGGACGGGAACCCTGCCGCTGCCTCCTTCATCACCCGCTTCGACCAGGAGACCATGCTTGCGGGATACCCGAAGGCACACCTGTGGGTCGAGGCCCGAGGTGCAGACGACATGGACCTGTTCGTACTCATCCAGAAGCTCGACGCCCACGGCACCCCGCTGCAGGCCTTCACCGTGTCGAACCGGAGCCCGATGGCTCACGACCTGACCGACCACGGCGCGACCATCCTGCGCTACAAGGGATCCGACGGCCGTCTCCGCGTATCGGCCCGACACCTCGACGAGACCCTGGCGACGGCGGACGTCCCGGCCCACACCTTCGACCGGGTCGAGAAGCTCACGGACGGCCAGGTCGTCGACATCGAGATCGACCTGCTGCCACTGGGTCTGCTCTTCCGCGCCGGCGATCAGCTGCGGTTCATCGTCAGCTCCCGCAACCTGCTCGGCACCCTGATGCCAGGCATCCGCGAGTACGTCGGCGCGAACGCGGGAACGCATGTCATCCACACCGGAGGCGACCGAGCCTCCTACTTGCAACTGCCGGTACAGGAGAACTGA
- a CDS encoding alpha/beta fold hydrolase → MTAPTSSSTPLTHTVTGAGPAAGFVISGRSNRHLRRAARPDVPLVVALHGGTYTSEYFDIAGHSLLRRGADLDIPVIALDRPNYAGSSPLETDGSIIVANADVLGEVLGEIWAEYGADTSGIVLVGHSIGAAVVTAIAARPQSWPLLGIAISGCLVSVPQQSRAAWESLPDIPMIDLPTPMKDQVMFGPAGSYGPDMPAASHPSNALVPKAELLDITGTWIAGRAAFCAEVPVPVHHRQGEFDHLWITDPGQIDSFRTGFTAAPSVDSRIQPGSGHCIDFHRAGAAFQVGQLSFALECCLT, encoded by the coding sequence ATGACTGCACCGACATCGTCGTCGACGCCACTCACCCACACGGTCACCGGAGCCGGTCCGGCCGCCGGATTCGTCATCAGCGGCCGATCCAACCGGCACCTCAGGCGGGCCGCACGCCCTGATGTACCGCTGGTCGTCGCGCTCCACGGAGGCACGTACACCTCGGAATACTTCGACATCGCCGGACACTCCCTGCTCCGTCGCGGCGCCGACCTCGACATTCCCGTCATTGCCCTGGATCGTCCGAACTACGCAGGGAGCAGCCCGTTGGAAACCGACGGGTCGATCATCGTGGCCAATGCGGACGTCCTGGGTGAGGTGCTGGGTGAGATCTGGGCCGAGTACGGAGCGGACACCAGCGGAATCGTTCTGGTCGGGCACTCCATCGGTGCCGCAGTCGTCACCGCCATCGCGGCCCGTCCGCAGAGCTGGCCCCTGCTCGGCATTGCGATCTCCGGTTGCCTGGTGTCGGTGCCTCAGCAGTCCCGCGCAGCGTGGGAGTCACTTCCCGACATTCCGATGATCGACCTGCCCACCCCGATGAAGGACCAAGTGATGTTCGGGCCCGCCGGCAGCTACGGCCCGGACATGCCTGCCGCCAGTCACCCGTCAAATGCGCTGGTGCCCAAGGCGGAACTGCTCGACATCACCGGCACCTGGATCGCCGGCCGTGCTGCGTTCTGTGCCGAGGTACCCGTTCCTGTCCATCACCGGCAGGGCGAGTTCGATCACCTGTGGATCACTGACCCAGGTCAGATCGACAGTTTCCGCACCGGGTTCACCGCCGCACCTTCCGTGGACAGCCGCATCCAGCCCGGTTCGGGCCACTGCATCGACTTCCACCGGGCCGGCGCGGCTTTCCAGGTCGGGCAACTGTCCTTCGCGTTGGAATGCTGCTTGACCTGA